DNA sequence from the Roseofilum casamattae BLCC-M143 genome:
GAAAATGGGTAAAGCGATAAGAAATATACCATGATAATTTTCGATGTATAATTATTGCAAACTACTTAAACCTTGATAAAATCGTTAAATTTGCACGGAATTACTCCTAACTGAAAGTAGCTCGAAAAGATTACCCTGACAGGCTTTAAGAGTTTTAGGAGATGTCTAATAATGAACAATTAATAATGGGGAGCGATCTTTGAAATCTAGTAATACCAAATCCGTTTTATTGAGGCTGTTTTCAAGGGGCTGCTGTAGAGACAAGGCATGCCTTGTCTCTACGAGGTTTCGGTTAATTCTTGAATATAGTCTGTGGTAACTGGATTTGGTATAACAGCAAGTAGGGTGCGTTAATAACACACCCTACTTGATTTTAGGTTCTATTGAATGGACTCTTGAGAGAACACCGCACCGGTGTAGAAATCGCCAAGTATGCGATGTTTCCATTAAATCGACTCTAGGGAGAGTCTGAGAGCTGAGGCGATCGCCTGGAAGCAAGAAAATGATGGGAATACGTTTCCATTAAATCGACTCTAGGGAGAGTCTGAGAGACCTTGCCGGACACCAAGCTGGATTCGACGCTGTTTCCATTAAATCGACTCTAGGGAGAGTCTGAGAGGGATTCGGATGTGGCGACAGCATACGCTTTTGCTGTTTCCATTAAATCGACTCTAGGGAGAGTCTGAGAGTGCAGGCTTCTGGAAAGCTTGCCACGCCTTAATTCTAGCACCCCAATCCGACGCTGCCTAAAATTTCAGGTTTTTATTAGGAATCACTTGCAACAATTTCCCTCCAAAATCGCTGTAATCCAAGCTGGGAAAGGAACCGACGCTCGCAACCAAAGAATGGGGATTACAGTCATTCGCGATTTGCGTCGGATTCTATGGCATAACGAAGGATACTTTTGTCACTACATTGAATACGATCGCCTAACTATTCGTCATTTTGCGATAACCGAGCAACCAATTGGTAATCGTAGCTCTGCGGGTTTGTCGGGGACCGAAGTCGCCAATTTTATATCCCTTAAATCCCAATTCTTCTTTGAGTAACTGCTTGTTCTCTTTCGGGATCGAACGAGTCAGTTTCACGGTTGCCGGACGGGAGTCAATAAAATTAGGAGGTTCCGGGTAAACTTCCGCCCAATCATCCATAACCTGGCTCAGATCCCAGGTATCGGTTTGGCGATCGTAGCGATATCCGAGATAGTACCATGCCAATTGATTAACTGTACTATCCTCTAAACTATCGTCTCGAGTTTCATCTATAATTCTCCACAATGTTTCGTCAGTTAAGGGCGGAAGATCGGTTAGCATGACCCTAATTTACCTGCCATTTCAATGAGTAAATTTTATCGGAACGATCCGGGGAATGGAAACAATTTGTCGTAGAAGAACATCAAGCGGTTAGAGGTAACGTTCGCCGACTTTTGCCGGAGTTCCGATCCTTATTCCGATTCACAATAACTGTTGTTCTTCTCATCACGCAACCCCATCGATCGCTATGAACCGACTCACTTTTACTTTGCTCTCCAGTTCCACCTTAGTTGGCTCCTTATTAAGCTTAGTCGCTCTCGATCGCCCGGCACAAGCCACGGAAATTGTGCTCGATCCTTTGCCCAATAATACCTCGAGCACTCCATCCTTTCAAAACCAACTGGGTTGCAACCGAGCCAACTGCGGGGGAAATACCCATCTGGCGCGCTTTCTGCAACTGTTTCGCTCGGACGACGTTGAGTCAGCAGTAGAAGACACTGCGATCGCCGAAGCCAATCTCGAACAGAACAGCTTCGAGGATGAAGAACTGGAGCCTCTGCTCGATTTTACCGTGGAAGAGAGCGATGCGGCGATCGATTTATTCGGTTGCGATTGTATTAAATCGATTAATGCCTTGCGACAAATGCGAGGCAACCCCATCGGAGTGGAAGGAGATATTATCCTTCCCGGCCCTCCGATTAAGCCTTGCAATCAACCTTTGAGTTAGTCGCGAGCGATCGGGTTGCGATCGTTAATGGTTGCTGGTGCGATCGCCAGGACTATGGAGACAAAAGAGATTGCTTCATTCCATTCGCAATGACTTATTGCAAGACATTGAGCGCAACCGATCTTAACCATGAGTTGCGCCATCAGCCATCACCATTTCCCGGACATTAGCCTTATCTAATGTTGCTTCATTTAAATTAGCATGAGTTAAATTCGTGCGATAGAGCGTAGCGCGGCTGAGATCGGCATAACTGAGATTCGCATCGGTGAGGTCGGCTCCGCTGAGATCGGCTCCGCTGAGATCGGCTCCGCTCAGATCGACGCCTTGCAGATTTGCACCAATTAATTCCGATTCGCTTAAACTCGCCCCACTTAAGTTAGCGCAGTATAAATTAGCTCGAATTAAGCGAGCGCGATAGAGATCGGCACCGACGAGATTGCTACGAAAGAGATCGGCACCAAAGAGATCGGCTCGTAACAAATGAATTCCTGGTAAATTGGC
Encoded proteins:
- a CDS encoding DUF1823 family protein: MLTDLPPLTDETLWRIIDETRDDSLEDSTVNQLAWYYLGYRYDRQTDTWDLSQVMDDWAEVYPEPPNFIDSRPATVKLTRSIPKENKQLLKEELGFKGYKIGDFGPRQTRRATITNWLLGYRKMTNS
- a CDS encoding pentapeptide repeat-containing protein, whose translation is MNVNEFLDRYGAGERYFKDISLFRAQLASANLPGIHLLRADLFGADLFRSNLVGADLYRARLIRANLYCANLSGASLSESELIGANLQGVDLSGADLSGADLSGADLTDANLSYADLSRATLYRTNLTHANLNEATLDKANVREMVMADGATHG